In Candidatus Delongbacteria bacterium, a single window of DNA contains:
- a CDS encoding GxxExxY protein has protein sequence MKHYKSSFLYKALSNKVLGACFKVHNALGPGLIESAYQGALVAEFKRSGIVCELQKVFPLTYAGEYVGTFFADIVVANTIILELKSVAGFTSGMVSQTLNYLKLSKLPVAYLLNFHGQRVVWQRFVNTKGSS, from the coding sequence ATGAAACATTACAAATCATCATTTCTTTACAAGGCTTTGTCTAACAAGGTGCTTGGTGCCTGTTTCAAGGTTCACAATGCTCTAGGGCCTGGTTTAATTGAATCGGCCTATCAGGGTGCTTTGGTTGCCGAGTTTAAGCGCTCAGGTATTGTTTGTGAGCTGCAAAAGGTTTTTCCTTTAACCTATGCTGGTGAATACGTTGGTACGTTTTTTGCCGACATTGTGGTGGCCAACACTATCATTCTTGAATTAAAGTCGGTGGCTGGTTTTACCAGCGGCATGGTTTCTCAAACCTTAAACTATCTTAAGCTTTCAAAGTTGCCGGTTGCCTATTTGCTCAATTTCCATGGGCAAAGGGTTGTTTGGCAACGCTTTGTTAATACCAAAGGCAGCTCTTAG